GCTGCTCACCCTGCTGCTGAACCGGCGCTTCGCCAGCTGGGTGGACCCCCTGCCCCTCGACGAGGACCGGCTGCTGGACCGGCTCGAGACCTTCTGCGCCGAGCAGCCGGACGGCGGCGGCGGCACCCTCTACATCGGCGATGCCCTCGAGGATCTGCTGGAGGAGGCCGATCGGCGCCGGGCCGGCTGGGGATCCCGCCTGCTGGATGTGCCCCACCTGCTGCTGGCCCTGCTGGTGGAGCCGCGCATCGGGGCGTCGCTGCTGGCGGAGGAGGGGCTGAGCGAGGACCTGCTGCTGCGCCAGTGGCGCCCCCTGCCGGCTGCGGGCGAGGCCGCTTCCGCCGGGGCCGCCGTGGTGTCGGCCGCCCCCGCCCCGTCGCTGGCGCCGACATCGACCCCGGCCCGGCCGGCCCCGGCCCCGCCACCGCCGGTCCCCTCGCGGGCAGCCGCGGCCCCCGCCCCGCCGCGGCCACCGTCGGCGCAGGAGCCCGCCATGGCCCTGCAGCGGGAGGGGGAGCCTGAACCCGGCGCCCTCGACCGCTACGGCCGCGACCTCACCGCCGCCGCCAGGGCCGGCGAACTCGATCCGGTGGTGGGGCGCGACACCGAGATCCGCCGGCTGATCCAGGTGCTATCCCGGCGCAGCAAGAACAACCCGGTGCTGATCGGTGAGCCCGGCGTCGGCAAGACGGCCGTGGCCGAATCCCTGGCCCAGCGGATCGTGGCCGGCGAGGTGCCCGATGCCCTGCGGGGCCTGCGGCTGGTGGCCCTGGATCTGGGGGCCCTGATCGCCGGGGCCAAGTTCCGCGGCCAGTTCGAGGAGCGCCTGCGCAGCGTGCTGGCCGAGGTCCGCGACAACGACGGGGTGCGCGGCGAGGACGGGGAAGGCGGCCGGGCCGGCGGCGTGGTGCTGTTCATCGACGAACTGCACACGGTGGTGGGCAGCGACCGCTCCGGCGCCGATGCGGCCAGCATCCTCAAGCCGGTGCTGGCCCGCGGCGACCTGCGCTGCATCGGCGCCACCACCCCCGAGGACTACCGGCGCAGCATCGAGAAGGATCCGGCCCTGGAGCGCCGCTTCCAGCAGGTGGTGATCCGCGAACCCGATGGCCCCACCTGCCTTGAGATCCTGCGGGGGCTGAAGGAGCGCTACGAGCTCCACCATGGCGTCACCATCACCGATGGGGCCCTGGTGGCGGCGTCCCGGCTGGCCTCCCGCTACATCAGCGACCGCTGCCTGCCGGATTCGGCCATCGACCTGATCGATGAGGCGGCCGCCAACCTGCGCATGGAGGCCACCTCCAAGCCCCAGGTGGTGGAGGCGGCCGAGGCGGAGCTGCGGCGCGTGGAACTGGCGCTGCTGGCCGCCGAGGCGGCGCCCCTGGAGGAGCGGGTGCAGCTGCAGGAGCAGCGGCGCCTCGCCCACGAGCAGCTCGACCGCCTGCAGCGGCGCTGGGCGGGGGAGAGGGAGCGCCTGGCCGAGCTGCGGGAGCTGCTGCAGCAGGACGAGGACCTGCGCCACGCCATCGCCGAAGCCGAGCGGGACGGGGACCTGGAGGAGGCGGCCCGGCTCCAGTACGACCAGCTGCACGGGGTGCAGCAGCGCCGGGCGGCCCTGGAGGCGGAACTGCAGAGCGATCCGATGCTGCGGGAGCAGGTGGAGGAGGGGGACATCGCCGACGTGGTGGCCCGCTCGACCGGCATCCCCGTGCAGCAGCTGCTGGCCGGCGAACGGCAGAAGCTGCTGGAGCTGGAGCAGCGGCTCGCCGGGCGGGTGATCGGCCAGCCGGAGGCGGTGGCGGCGGTGGCGGCCTCGATCCGCCGTTCCCGGGCGGGCATGCAGGCCCCCACCCGGCCGGTGGGGTCGTTCCTGTTCCTGGGGCCCACGGGCGTCGGCAAGACGGAACTGGCCAAGGCCCTGGCGGCGGCCCTGTTCGATGAGGAGGAGGCGCTGGTGCGGCTGGACATGAGCGAATTCATGGAGCGCAACGCCGTTGCCCGCCTGGTGGGGGCCCCTCCCGGCTACGTGGGGTATGAGGAGGGGGGCCAGCTCACCGAGGCGGTGCGCCGCCGCCCCTATGCGGTGCTGCTGCTCGACGAGGTGGAAAAGGCCCACCCCGATGTGTTCAACCTGCTGCTGCAGGTGCTCGATGACGGCCGCCTCACCGATTCCCAGGGCCGCACGGTCGACTTCCGCCACACGGTGGTGATCATGACCAGCAACCTGGCCAGCCGCGCCATCCTCGAGCGGGCCCGCGCTGTCCCCTCCCCCGGCGACCCGGGGGATCCCGGCCCCGAGGAGGGGGAGCAGGCCCGGGACCGCAGCCTCGATCGGGCGGTGGAGGAGGCCCTCGCGCGCCAGTTCCGGCCGGAGTTCCTCAACCGCATCGACGAGGTGATCCGTTTCCGTCCACTGGCCCGCGCCGATCTCGAGCGGATCGTGCGGCTGCAGCTGGCGGAGCTGGCCCTGCTGCTGCGGGAGCAGCACCTGGAACTGGAGATCGACGAGGCCGTCGTGGTGGCCCTGGCCGAACAGGGCTACGAGCCGGAGTACGGGGCCCGGCCCCTGCGCCGGGTGCTGCGGCGTCGCATCGAGAACCCCCTGGCCACCGAACTGCTCGAGGATCACTTCACGGCGGCCAGGGGGGTGCGGCTGGAGCTCGCCGGCTCCGGCGAGGCGGGCTTCCGCTTTGTCCCTCTGGGGGACGGCGGGGAAGGACGTCCGGTAGGGTGATCGTTTGTCGATGTCTGCCGACACCAGGGCAGCCATCGGAATCCACACCGTGGAACCCATTCCCCCCGTCACCACCACCACGAGCAGTCCCGACGGGCCCCTGGCCCGGGGGAACGGCACGTCCGAACCGGACGAGGCCCCGGACGGCTTCCCCTCCGAGGAGAGGGAGCCCACCGGCTTCGTGGCGGTGACGCTCGCGGAGCTGCGCAAGGTCGTCTGGCCGAGCCGTCAGCAGCTGTTCAGCGAATCGGTGGCGGTGATCCTGATGGTGAGCCTTTCGGCCGCCGCGATCGCCGCGATCGACCGCTTCTATCACTGGGGATCGACCCAGATCTTCCGTTGATGACCCTTCCCCTGTCTGCCGTGCCTGAGATCGAACCGGACGCCCCCGAGGTGCTGGAGCTCCCCGCTGAGGGCACCGCCCCCACTGTGGACGGCACGGACCCCGCCGCCGAGGGCGGTGCCGAAGCCGCCGAAGCCGCCAAGCCCCAGGTGGCCCGCTGGTTCGCCGTCCAGGTGGCCTCCAGCTGCGAGAAGAAGGTCAAGGCCACCCTGGAGCAGCGGGCCGTCACCCTCGGGGTGAGCAACCGGATCCTCGAGATCGAGATCCCCCAGACCCCCGGCGTGAAGCTCAAGAAGGACGGCAGCCGCCAGTCGATCGAGGAGAAGGTGTTCCCCGGCTACGTGCTGGTGCGCATGGTCCTCGATGAGGACACGATGATGGCGGTGCGCAGCACCCCCAACGTCATCAATTTCGTCGGCCAGGAGGAACGCCGCGCCACCGGTAAGGCCCGGGGGCACATCCGGCCCCGGCCCCTCAGCCGCCAGGAGGTGGATCGCATCTTCAAGCGTGCCGCCGAGAAGAAGCCCGTCCTCAAGGTCGACCTCACCGAGGGCGATCAGATCCTCGTCACGGCCGGTCCGTTCAAGGACTTCCAGGGCGAGGTGATCGAGGTCTCCGGCGAACGCAGCAAGCTGAAGGCCCTCCTGTCGATCTTCGGCAGGGAGACCCCGGTGGAGCTCGAGTTCTCCCAGATCAGCAAACAGAGCTGATCGAGCGGCGGCCGCCTCCCTGCGGAGGGCGGCCCTGGGCGGTCCCCCACCGGGCCGCCATCCCGCCGGGCCGGTCACCGCCCCGGCGATCCGCAAGCCTCCCGCGAGGGAGTTCCGTCCCTCACTCCCGCAAGGGAGTTCCGTCCCCCAGCCCAGCCGATGGCCAAGAAAGTCGTAGCTGTGATCAAGCTGGCCCTCCAGGCCGGCAAAGCGAACCCCGCACCACCGGTGGGCCCTGCCCTCGGTCAGCACGGGGTCAACATCATGGCGTTCTGCAAGGAGTACAACGCCCGCACCCAGGAGAAGGCCGGGTATGTGATCCCGGTGGAGATCTCGGTCTTCGAAGACCGCAGCTTCACCTTCATCACCAAGACCCCGCCCGCTTCGGTGCTGATCTCCAAGGCGGCCGGCATCGACAAGGGTGCCGCCACGTCCGCCAAGGGAGCGGTGGGTGCCATCAGCCGCTCCCAGCTCGAGGAGATCGCCAAGACCAAGCTGCCCGACCTCAACTGCACCAGCGTCGAGTCGGCCATGCGCATCATCGAAGGCACCGCCCGCAACATGGGCGTCGCCGTCAAGGACTGACCGCCAGCGGTCGTCGTTCCATTCCGTTCACCTCTCCGGGGGAGACCGATCACGGTCGTCCGCACCCCTTACCGCCATGACAAAAGTCTCCAAACGCTTCACCGCCCTCGCCGCCAAGGTGGAGGACCGCGCCTACGAACCGCTCGAGGCCCTCGAGCTGGTCAAGGACAACGCCACCGCCAAGTTCGACGAAACGATCGAGGCCCATGTGCGCCTGGGCATCGACCCCAAGTACACCGACCAGCAGCTGCGCACCACCGTGGCCCTGCCCCACGGCACCGGCCAGACCATCCGTATCGCCGTGATCGCCCGGGGCGAGAAGGTGGCCGAAGCCAAGGCCGCCGGTGCCGACCTGGCCGGCGACGATGAGCTGGTCGACCAGATCGCCGGTGGCGCCATCGACTTCGATCTGCTGATCGCCACCCCCGACATGATGCCGAAGGTGGCCAAGCTCGGCCGGGTGCTCGGTCCCCGCGGCCTGATGCCGAACCCGAAGGCCGGCACGGTGACCACCGATCTGGGTGGCGCCATCAGCGAGTTCAAGGCCGGCAAGCTGGAGTTCCGGGCCGACCGGGCCGGCATCGTCCACGTGCGTTTCGGCAAGGCCAGCTTCGACACCGCCAAGCTGCTGGAGAACCTCAAGGCCCTGCAGGAAACCATCGACCGCAACAAGCCCAGCGGTGCCAAGGGCCGCTACTGGAGGAGCCTCTACCTCGCCTCCACCATGGGCCCCTCGGTGCAGGTCGACTTCGCCGCTCTGCAGGACATCAAGCAGGAGAGTTGAGCGTCCGCGGTGCCTGCCTCCTCATGGCTGCGGATCGCCGGCTGGGTGGCGCTGCCGCTCACCCTGCTGGCGCTGGGCTGGGGCCTGTTCTCCAGGCACCCGTCCTCTTCGATGGCTGTGGAGCCGACCCAGGCTCCGCGCCGTGAGGCCCCGGTCACCTTCGTCGGTGATTCGCTCACGGCCCAGGGCGACTGGCAGGCGGCCTTCCCCGATCGGGTGGTGTTCAACCAGGGCATCAGCGGTGACACCAGCTTCCAGTTGATGGCCCGCCTGCCCCAGATCCGCCGTACCGGGGCCGGCACCTACCTGGTGATGGTGGGCATCAACGACATCGTCTGGGGCTATGACCCCGGCCGGATCGCCGGCAGGATCCAATGGCTGCGGACCGGCCTCCAGATCGGCACCGGGGCCCGGGTGATCATCCAGTCCACGATTCCCTGCGCCAGCTTCCGCTGCGGTGCCGACGGGGTCCGCCGGGTGGCCGAGCTCAACGCGCTGCTCGCCCGCCAGACGCCCCCCCGGGACTTCGTTGACCTCACCCCGGTGATGGCGGATGGCGATGGCCTCAGGCGCGCCTACACGGTGGATGGTGTCCACCTCAATGCCGCCGGTTATGGCCGCTGGGTGGCACGGCTGCGGGAGCTGGGCCTGCCGTGATGTAAAGTCAACGGGCTGGATTCGTCCAGAAGGGCACGCGCCCCACCCAAGACAGCAGGTCGTCAGGGTCGCCGATTCCGGTCGGTCGTTCCCTGCCGTAAGTCCTGCCGAGGTTCACGCGATTGGTTTTTGCCTGGGCTGGGGGCTCCAACGGAGTCCTTCAGATCGGAGCGGAGCGATGAGCGGCCTCGAAGCCCACCCGCAAGGGGAGGCCGTCCGGACCGCGTTCCCTGCTTGTTCCCCCGATCCGATCCACCTCCTATGGGCCGCACGCTGGAGAACAAGCAACAGATCGTCGAAGAGCTCAAGGGGCTCCTCGGTGAAGC
This genomic stretch from Cyanobium gracile PCC 6307 harbors:
- a CDS encoding ATP-dependent Clp protease ATP-binding subunit, with protein sequence MRTDSRLRDDRGAGGAAASLTSDPDRFSDAAWDLLIASQDQARRWRHGAMDVEHLLLTLLLNRRFASWVDPLPLDEDRLLDRLETFCAEQPDGGGGTLYIGDALEDLLEEADRRRAGWGSRLLDVPHLLLALLVEPRIGASLLAEEGLSEDLLLRQWRPLPAAGEAASAGAAVVSAAPAPSLAPTSTPARPAPAPPPPVPSRAAAAPAPPRPPSAQEPAMALQREGEPEPGALDRYGRDLTAAARAGELDPVVGRDTEIRRLIQVLSRRSKNNPVLIGEPGVGKTAVAESLAQRIVAGEVPDALRGLRLVALDLGALIAGAKFRGQFEERLRSVLAEVRDNDGVRGEDGEGGRAGGVVLFIDELHTVVGSDRSGADAASILKPVLARGDLRCIGATTPEDYRRSIEKDPALERRFQQVVIREPDGPTCLEILRGLKERYELHHGVTITDGALVAASRLASRYISDRCLPDSAIDLIDEAAANLRMEATSKPQVVEAAEAELRRVELALLAAEAAPLEERVQLQEQRRLAHEQLDRLQRRWAGERERLAELRELLQQDEDLRHAIAEAERDGDLEEAARLQYDQLHGVQQRRAALEAELQSDPMLREQVEEGDIADVVARSTGIPVQQLLAGERQKLLELEQRLAGRVIGQPEAVAAVAASIRRSRAGMQAPTRPVGSFLFLGPTGVGKTELAKALAAALFDEEEALVRLDMSEFMERNAVARLVGAPPGYVGYEEGGQLTEAVRRRPYAVLLLDEVEKAHPDVFNLLLQVLDDGRLTDSQGRTVDFRHTVVIMTSNLASRAILERARAVPSPGDPGDPGPEEGEQARDRSLDRAVEEALARQFRPEFLNRIDEVIRFRPLARADLERIVRLQLAELALLLREQHLELEIDEAVVVALAEQGYEPEYGARPLRRVLRRRIENPLATELLEDHFTAARGVRLELAGSGEAGFRFVPLGDGGEGRPVG
- the secE gene encoding preprotein translocase subunit SecE — protein: MSADTRAAIGIHTVEPIPPVTTTTSSPDGPLARGNGTSEPDEAPDGFPSEEREPTGFVAVTLAELRKVVWPSRQQLFSESVAVILMVSLSAAAIAAIDRFYHWGSTQIFR
- the nusG gene encoding transcription termination/antitermination protein NusG, with product MTLPLSAVPEIEPDAPEVLELPAEGTAPTVDGTDPAAEGGAEAAEAAKPQVARWFAVQVASSCEKKVKATLEQRAVTLGVSNRILEIEIPQTPGVKLKKDGSRQSIEEKVFPGYVLVRMVLDEDTMMAVRSTPNVINFVGQEERRATGKARGHIRPRPLSRQEVDRIFKRAAEKKPVLKVDLTEGDQILVTAGPFKDFQGEVIEVSGERSKLKALLSIFGRETPVELEFSQISKQS
- the rplK gene encoding 50S ribosomal protein L11, whose protein sequence is MAKKVVAVIKLALQAGKANPAPPVGPALGQHGVNIMAFCKEYNARTQEKAGYVIPVEISVFEDRSFTFITKTPPASVLISKAAGIDKGAATSAKGAVGAISRSQLEEIAKTKLPDLNCTSVESAMRIIEGTARNMGVAVKD
- the rplA gene encoding 50S ribosomal protein L1 yields the protein MTKVSKRFTALAAKVEDRAYEPLEALELVKDNATAKFDETIEAHVRLGIDPKYTDQQLRTTVALPHGTGQTIRIAVIARGEKVAEAKAAGADLAGDDELVDQIAGGAIDFDLLIATPDMMPKVAKLGRVLGPRGLMPNPKAGTVTTDLGGAISEFKAGKLEFRADRAGIVHVRFGKASFDTAKLLENLKALQETIDRNKPSGAKGRYWRSLYLASTMGPSVQVDFAALQDIKQES
- a CDS encoding GDSL-type esterase/lipase family protein, whose translation is MPASSWLRIAGWVALPLTLLALGWGLFSRHPSSSMAVEPTQAPRREAPVTFVGDSLTAQGDWQAAFPDRVVFNQGISGDTSFQLMARLPQIRRTGAGTYLVMVGINDIVWGYDPGRIAGRIQWLRTGLQIGTGARVIIQSTIPCASFRCGADGVRRVAELNALLARQTPPRDFVDLTPVMADGDGLRRAYTVDGVHLNAAGYGRWVARLRELGLP